Proteins encoded in a region of the Pirellulales bacterium genome:
- a CDS encoding polyhydroxyalkanoic acid system family protein: MPSLKLDFPHHLGQQEAVDRLKNLLSKVKNKYQDQVSDLQESWTDNMLNFGFNTYGFKISGNVVVEQNEVKLDGQIPIAAMMFKGKIESALRDQLAKELT, from the coding sequence ATGCCGAGCTTGAAACTTGACTTTCCGCATCACCTCGGCCAGCAAGAAGCCGTCGACCGGCTGAAAAACCTGCTGTCGAAGGTGAAAAACAAATACCAAGACCAGGTTTCCGATCTGCAAGAATCGTGGACCGACAACATGCTGAACTTCGGCTTCAACACCTATGGCTTTAAGATCAGCGGCAACGTCGTGGTCGAACAGAACGAGGTGAAGCTCGACGGCCAAATTCCCATTGCCGCAATGATGTTCAAAGGCAAAATCGAAAGCGCCTTGCGCGACCAGTTGGCCAAGGAACTGACCTGA
- a CDS encoding AarF/ABC1/UbiB kinase family protein, whose amino-acid sequence MRLSTIPQLYRHMNRWGEILTVLSKYGLADWIDRLGPRFAKGILKDRDGAALARHSREMRIRLALTELGPTFIKLGQILSTRPDVIGVALADELSKLQDAAPADSFPTIRTIVETELGQPLEDMFADFEETPLASASIGQVHRARLANGQWVAVKVRHAGIEDTIRRDLDILTGLANWAERVPELANYRPRATMAEFQRALRRELDFCREERNLEQFAQMFVGDATVRIPRAYPQRSTSRVLMMEYLDGIKLAQTERVRAAGFDLEEVARRGADLYLKMIFKHGFYHADPHPGNFVLLPGNVIGLLDFGMVGRIDDSLREDVEDMLLALGQRDAARLSQVIVQLGDAPRNLDRAALGNDLADFVGQYACQSIETINLSAALNEMTEIIRRYRIMLPARLAMLLKMLVMLEGTARLSCPKFSLMDVLAPHQKEMFWRRMSPRRRLRKFRRIYGELEHLAEVLPRKVVDIVDLLQAGKFDVHLDHRGLEPSVNRLVLGMLTSALFLGSALLLSRDVKPVLWGVSLLGALGCIVSAVLGLRLLKAINKSGHLDRRE is encoded by the coding sequence ATGCGACTTAGCACCATTCCGCAACTGTATCGGCACATGAACCGGTGGGGAGAAATCCTGACCGTGCTCAGCAAGTATGGATTGGCCGATTGGATCGACCGCCTGGGGCCGCGGTTTGCCAAAGGAATTCTCAAGGATCGCGACGGCGCGGCGCTCGCCCGGCACAGCCGCGAGATGAGGATTCGATTGGCGCTGACCGAACTGGGGCCGACCTTTATCAAGCTGGGGCAAATCCTCAGCACGCGGCCCGATGTGATCGGCGTGGCGCTGGCCGACGAACTATCGAAGCTGCAGGATGCCGCGCCGGCCGATTCGTTTCCGACGATTCGCACGATTGTTGAAACCGAACTGGGCCAGCCGCTGGAAGACATGTTTGCCGACTTCGAGGAGACGCCGCTCGCCAGCGCATCGATCGGGCAGGTGCATCGGGCGCGGTTGGCCAACGGCCAATGGGTCGCCGTCAAGGTGCGGCACGCGGGAATCGAAGACACGATCCGCCGCGATTTGGACATTCTCACCGGTCTGGCGAATTGGGCCGAGCGCGTGCCGGAGTTGGCCAACTATCGGCCGCGGGCGACGATGGCCGAATTTCAACGCGCGCTGCGGCGCGAACTCGACTTTTGCCGCGAAGAGCGAAACTTGGAGCAGTTCGCCCAGATGTTCGTCGGCGATGCGACGGTGCGAATTCCCCGCGCCTATCCCCAGCGCTCGACATCGCGCGTGCTGATGATGGAATATCTCGACGGCATCAAACTGGCGCAAACCGAGCGCGTGCGGGCTGCCGGATTCGACCTGGAAGAAGTGGCGCGCCGCGGAGCCGACTTGTATTTGAAGATGATCTTTAAGCACGGCTTTTATCACGCCGATCCGCATCCGGGCAACTTCGTGCTGCTGCCAGGCAACGTGATCGGCCTGTTGGATTTCGGCATGGTCGGCCGGATCGACGATTCGCTGCGCGAAGATGTCGAAGACATGCTGCTGGCGCTGGGACAGCGCGATGCCGCCCGGTTGTCGCAGGTCATCGTCCAACTCGGCGATGCGCCGCGCAATTTGGATCGGGCCGCCTTGGGAAACGATCTGGCGGATTTCGTCGGGCAGTATGCTTGCCAGTCGATCGAAACCATCAACCTCAGCGCGGCGCTCAATGAAATGACCGAAATCATTCGGCGCTATCGCATCATGCTCCCCGCGCGGCTGGCGATGCTGCTCAAGATGCTGGTGATGCTCGAAGGCACGGCCCGGCTGTCGTGTCCGAAGTTCAGCCTGATGGACGTCCTTGCGCCGCATCAAAAGGAAATGTTCTGGCGACGAATGTCGCCGCGGCGTCGGTTGCGAAAGTTTCGGCGGATCTATGGCGAGCTGGAGCACTTGGCCGAAGTGCTGCCGCGGAAAGTGGTCGATATCGTCGATCTGCTGCAAGCGGGAAAATTCGACGTCCACCTGGATCATCGCGGACTGGAGCCGTCGGTCAATCGGCTGGTGCTGGGAATGCTTACCAGCGCGCTGTTTCTAGGCTCGGCGTTGCTGCTGAGCCGCGATGTGAAGCCCGTGCTGTGGGGCGTCTCGCTGCTGGGCGCGCTGGGCTGCATCGTGTCGGCCGTGCTGGGGCTGCGGCTGCTCAAGGCGATCAACAAGTCGGGACACTTGGACCGGCGAGAGTAG